A window of the Virgibacillus pantothenticus genome harbors these coding sequences:
- a CDS encoding tRNA (mnm(5)s(2)U34)-methyltransferase has product MLHGILHYAHYLLESTIEKDETVIDATCGNGKDTLFLSNVVGANGHVLAFDIQAQAIQTTKQLIEDHQKTNVSVIHDSHENLEKYLPTKEMLIGGAVFNLGYLPKSDKSIITNAASTISAINTILHYLKTNGLIVIVVYYGHQGGQEEKEAVLKHVMQLSQRSYHVLQYRFINQKNNPPFIIAIEKRKRRY; this is encoded by the coding sequence ATGTTGCACGGAATTTTACACTATGCCCATTATTTACTAGAATCAACGATCGAAAAGGATGAAACGGTTATTGATGCTACCTGCGGAAATGGAAAGGACACATTGTTTTTAAGCAACGTTGTTGGCGCAAACGGTCATGTCCTGGCATTTGATATTCAAGCACAAGCAATCCAAACAACCAAACAGCTAATAGAAGATCATCAAAAAACGAATGTATCTGTCATTCATGATAGCCATGAAAACTTAGAAAAATACTTACCTACGAAAGAAATGTTAATTGGTGGAGCTGTATTTAATCTTGGCTATTTACCTAAAAGCGACAAATCCATCATAACAAACGCTGCTTCAACCATTTCCGCCATCAACACGATTTTACATTATTTAAAAACAAACGGCCTAATTGTTATTGTTGTCTATTATGGTCATCAAGGAGGACAAGAAGAAAAGGAAGCTGTATTAAAACATGTAATGCAGTTAAGCCAACGTTCCTATCATGTATTACAATATCGATTTATTAATCAAAAAAATAATCCGCCCTTCATTATTGCAATTGAAAAAAGAAAACGAAGATATTAA